The following are encoded in a window of Bos indicus isolate NIAB-ARS_2022 breed Sahiwal x Tharparkar chromosome 7, NIAB-ARS_B.indTharparkar_mat_pri_1.0, whole genome shotgun sequence genomic DNA:
- the SH3GL1 gene encoding endophilin-A2 isoform X2 codes for MSVAGLKKQFYKASQLVSEKVGGAEGTKLDDDFKEMEKKVDVTSKAVTEVLARTIEYLQPNPASRAKLTMLNTVSKIRGQVKNPGYPQSEGLLGECMIRHGKELGGESNFGDALLDAGESMKRLAEVKDSLDIEVKQNFIDPLQNLCDKDLKEIQHHLKKLEGRRLDFDYKKKRQGKIPDEELRQAMEKFEESKEVAETSMHHLLETDIEQVSQLSALVDAQLDYHRQAVQILDELADKLKRRMREASSRPKREYKPKPRELLDLGEPEQSNGGFPCAAAPKITASSSFRSSDKPVRTPSRSMPPLDQPSCKALYDFEPENDGELGFHEGDIITLTNQIDENWYEGMLDGQSGFFPLSYVEVLVPLPQ; via the exons CTGGTCAGTGAGAAGGTCGGAGGGGCAGAAGGGACCAAGCTTGACGATGACTtcaaagagatggagaag AAGGTGGATGTCACCAGCAAGGCTGTGACAGAAGTGTTGGCCAGAACCATTGAGTACCTGCAGCCCAACCCAG CCTCTCGGGCCAAGCTGACGATGCTCAACACAGTATCCAAGATCCGAGGGCAGGTGAAGAACCCTGGCTACCCACAGTCAGAGGGCCTGCTGGGCGAGTGCATGATCCGCCATGGGAAGGAGCTGGGTGGCGAGTCCAACTTTG GCGACGCCCTGCTGGATGCCGGGGAGTCCATGAAGCGCCTAGCTGAGGTGAAGGACTCCCTGGACATTGAGGTCAAGCAGAACTTCATTGACCCTCTGCAGAACCTGTGTGACAAGGACCTGAAGGAAATCCAG CACCACCTGAAGAAGCTGGAGGGCCGCCGCCTTGACTTCGACTACAAGAAGAAGCGGCAGGGCAAGATCCCCGACGAGGAGCTGCGCCAGGCCATGGAGAAGTTTGAAGAGTCCAAGGAGGTGGCAGAGACCAGTATGCATCACCTCCTGGAGACTGAT ATCGAGCAGGTGAGCCAGCTCTCTGCCCTGGTGGACGCCCAGCTGGACTACCACCGGCAGGCAGTGCAGATCCTGGATGAGTTGGCCGACAAGCTCAAGCGAAG GATGCGGGAAGCCTCCTCACGCCCCAAACGGGAGTATAAGCCCAAGCCGCGGGAGCTCCTGGACCTCGGAGAGCCTGAGCAGTCCAACGGGGGCTTCCCCTGTGCCGCGGCCCCCAAGATCACAG CTTCATCATCTTTCCGATCTTCTGACAAGCCTGTTCGGACCCCCAGCAGGAGCATGC caccCCTGGACCAGCCGAGCTGCAAGGCCCTGTACGACTTCGAGCCTGAGAACGATGGGGAGCTGGGCTTCCATGAGGGCGACATCATCACGCTGACCAACCAGATCGATGAGAACTGGTACGAGGGCATGCTGGACGGCCAGTCAGGCTTCTTCCCCCTCAGCTACGTGGAGGTGCTGGTGCCGCTGCCCCAGTGA
- the SH3GL1 gene encoding endophilin-A2 isoform X1 has protein sequence MSVAGLKKQFYKASQLVSEKVGGAEGTKLDDDFKEMEKKVDVTSKAVTEVLARTIEYLQPNPASRAKLTMLNTVSKIRGQVKNPGYPQSEGLLGECMIRHGKELGGESNFGDALLDAGESMKRLAEVKDSLDIEVKQNFIDPLQNLCDKDLKEIQHHLKKLEGRRLDFDYKKKRQGKIPDEELRQAMEKFEESKEVAETSMHHLLETDIEQVSQLSALVDAQLDYHRQAVQILDELADKLKRRMREASSRPKREYKPKPRELLDLGEPEQSNGGFPCAAAPKITAASSSFRSSDKPVRTPSRSMPPLDQPSCKALYDFEPENDGELGFHEGDIITLTNQIDENWYEGMLDGQSGFFPLSYVEVLVPLPQ, from the exons CTGGTCAGTGAGAAGGTCGGAGGGGCAGAAGGGACCAAGCTTGACGATGACTtcaaagagatggagaag AAGGTGGATGTCACCAGCAAGGCTGTGACAGAAGTGTTGGCCAGAACCATTGAGTACCTGCAGCCCAACCCAG CCTCTCGGGCCAAGCTGACGATGCTCAACACAGTATCCAAGATCCGAGGGCAGGTGAAGAACCCTGGCTACCCACAGTCAGAGGGCCTGCTGGGCGAGTGCATGATCCGCCATGGGAAGGAGCTGGGTGGCGAGTCCAACTTTG GCGACGCCCTGCTGGATGCCGGGGAGTCCATGAAGCGCCTAGCTGAGGTGAAGGACTCCCTGGACATTGAGGTCAAGCAGAACTTCATTGACCCTCTGCAGAACCTGTGTGACAAGGACCTGAAGGAAATCCAG CACCACCTGAAGAAGCTGGAGGGCCGCCGCCTTGACTTCGACTACAAGAAGAAGCGGCAGGGCAAGATCCCCGACGAGGAGCTGCGCCAGGCCATGGAGAAGTTTGAAGAGTCCAAGGAGGTGGCAGAGACCAGTATGCATCACCTCCTGGAGACTGAT ATCGAGCAGGTGAGCCAGCTCTCTGCCCTGGTGGACGCCCAGCTGGACTACCACCGGCAGGCAGTGCAGATCCTGGATGAGTTGGCCGACAAGCTCAAGCGAAG GATGCGGGAAGCCTCCTCACGCCCCAAACGGGAGTATAAGCCCAAGCCGCGGGAGCTCCTGGACCTCGGAGAGCCTGAGCAGTCCAACGGGGGCTTCCCCTGTGCCGCGGCCCCCAAGATCACAG CAGCTTCATCATCTTTCCGATCTTCTGACAAGCCTGTTCGGACCCCCAGCAGGAGCATGC caccCCTGGACCAGCCGAGCTGCAAGGCCCTGTACGACTTCGAGCCTGAGAACGATGGGGAGCTGGGCTTCCATGAGGGCGACATCATCACGCTGACCAACCAGATCGATGAGAACTGGTACGAGGGCATGCTGGACGGCCAGTCAGGCTTCTTCCCCCTCAGCTACGTGGAGGTGCTGGTGCCGCTGCCCCAGTGA